The Notamacropus eugenii isolate mMacEug1 chromosome 4, mMacEug1.pri_v2, whole genome shotgun sequence DNA window caagaggccagtgtcactggctATAAGTATGTGGAGGTGAGTAGACGgaagaaggctggaaaagtagggaAGGACCAGgttacaaaggactttaaaaatcaaacagaggattttatatttgattctggagatgagagggagccactggagtttactgtaTAGAGGagctgtactttaggaaaatgactttgacagctgagtggaggagggaCTGGAGAGGGCACCTGGGCTTATGACAGGAAGACCTACAAGCAGGCTACTGCAGTAATCCAGGCATAGGGTGAACTCAGGTTCCCAAGTACATGATGAAGGGGTGGTGGCCAGACAGCAAttcatctgaaaatgatctgggggttttagtggactgcaattTAATAGGAGTCCATAGTGTGATATGGTGGTCCAGAAAGTGAATAACTTGGGCTGCATGGAGGACTGAGGAGCCTGGGTTCCCACTGTCCTCTGCTAGGGTCTGGCCACATCTAGAATTCTGAGCTTAGGGTAACTTTGAGAGATAAAAAACTCAAAAAGATGAAATCAGTAGGTCTTGACAACAGATTAAATATTGTCGGGAGGTTATAAGAGAAGGAGGAGTCTAGGATGAAGTAGGATTTGAGTCTGAGGGTCTAGGAAGATGGcagtgcccttgacagtaataggaagtTTGAAAGGGGTAGGGGcaagatgagttcagtttcagatgtctactggacatctgtTCAACATGTCTTATTGGAGGTTGGAGACTGGGgcttggaggtcaggagagagattagtaGCGCAGAGGTGAAGCTTTTTCAACTATGAactggaccagatggtctctgaggttaaGAGTAGAGCTGAAAAATCTCCAGTCTTGTGATTCCACACAAAGAAGGCCAATGACAGAGGCTTGGGGGATGTTCACGTGTAAGGAGTATAAGGACAGGTCTGACGGGTAAGAGGAGAGGATGCCTTTTTAACTGGACAGAGTAATgaactgggagggagggagacctgagttcagatcccatgtctgacacttactagctgtgggacccagCCATTTGACCACTCTCTGCCTCTATTTAGTTCtgtgtaaaatgggcatgataatggtacttacctcccagggttgtgaggatcaaaggtcacacatgtaaaacatttggcaaaccttaaagggttACATTAGGAGAATGGTCAATGGGATGCCCAAAAGTTGGAGGTGAGGGTCCAGCACTTtcagatgcactgggagacccctGGGATTTCGTAACTTTAGAGAAGCAGTTTTAGGGGAGTGTTGGGAACAGAAATCAGATCCCCAGACTGGAGGCTCCTTCAGGGCAAAGATTGTTGCGTTTgccttgtatctccagcacctagtacagCATTTCGAATACATTAAGTACTTCAATTCTTGTTGAATATTCTGGTGGTAAGAAAGTGGAGGTAGCAGGCatagacagaaggagagagagaaaacagaaattccAAAGAAAGCACACTAtatgaaaagtgatttttaaggATTTGAAAAAACTAGACATTTGTTATAATAACAACTAATATTAATGTAATACTTGAGGGCTGCAAAGTGCTTTCCgtattttattcttacaacaaccatctgaggtaggtgctaatattcctcccatttcacagatgagaaaactgaggtttggaaaacagaaaggacttgctcagggtctcacagctagcatGAGAGTTTTGATTCATACTTACATCTCCCAGTTTAGTTCAGGGCTTTTTTAGAGCTGTCTCTGAGCGTAAGAGTCCACATTTGTCTTGGATGGTCTGACCTGCCCAAGAGGCTGGTCCACCAGGCTCCCAGGGTCCTCCATCTTAAGATTACTTCTAGTGGCTACTTCCTTCACCTCTTCACATTCTCCCCCAAATTGGCACCAGCACCAGTCCCTCCTGGTTCTTAGGGTaaccccttctttcttcttctcctcaggGATCCGGAATGCTGCCGACAATTGTCCAAGAACCCCCAACCCAGACCAACGGGACAGTGATAAAGATGGAGTAGGAGATGCCTGTGATAACTGTCCACAAAAAAGCAATGCTGACCAGGTAAGTCTCCTGACTTTCCTCGGTAACATCTGATCAGGTTAGAATCCTCCAATCTCTAAGCAAGCTAGAGACCCCAGCTCCTGACCAGGTTAATCCTCTTTATCACTGAGAAGATCAGACTCCTTTCCTGTTCCACAGCCAATTTAGAATTTTTAACCTCTAGTCACCCCTACACCTGACCAGCCTTGAGAATCAGCTAACTTGTTCAGGTTagatttccccttccccaacctgTGACCCAGTTAAAAGCTCCAGCTGATGACCAAGTTAGACCCCTCCCCAACTCCTGATCAGAGTAGATTCTCCACTCCCCTTTTCTTCACGAGATGAGCTCCTCAGCCTGGCCCTCAAAGCAGATGCAAATTTCCCAGGGTGACTGGTGGCCTCCTAGAAAAGGATTAGATAGGAGAGGCTCAGGACATGGCTGGTCCTCCAAACACCTTGTGGGTTTTGTTTCCTCAGAAAGATGTGGATCATGACCTAGTAGGGGACGCGTGTGACAGTGACCAGGACCAGTAAGGAGACGGGGGTCTATACAGCTTCGTGGAGGAAGGCTCAGCTGGGGGAGGACATTGGGGATGGAGAAGAACATGGCTAGGAAGGGGCAGAGGAGAGGTGTGAGGGGGTGAGGAGACAGCTGGCCATGTCCAAGCCTTGGCCCTGCCTTTCTATAGGGACGGTGATGGGCACCAGGACTCTCGGGACAACTGCCCCACAGTGCCCAACAGCTCACAGCAGGACACCGATAAGGACGGGCAGGGTGATgactgtgatgatgatgatgacaacgatgGAATCCCAGACAGCCGTGCTCCGGGGCCCGACAATTGTCGACTTGTCCCCAACCCCAACCAGGAGGATGCTGATGGTAAGATGGGGGGATAGCTCAGAGGCAGCTCCAAGGAAAGAGAGGAGTTCCAGACCAGGGGACTGAGGAGCTTTCAGCTGCTCCTCATCCAGATCTCAGAAGAGTTACAGAGCCAAAGGGACATCCCAGGTTTGATCTGAGACCCAGAGTCTCAGCCCTTGTCTCACCTCCCTGGTCTGCAGGTGATGGTGTAGGCGATGCATGTCAGGATGACTTTGATGCCGACAAGGTCGTGGACAAGATTGATGTGTGTCCAGAGAACGCAGAGGTCACCCTCACGGACTTCCGTGCTTTCCAGACTGTTGTTTTGGACCCCGAAGGAGATGCACAGATAGACCCCAACTGGGTGGTTCTCAACCAGGTCTGTTTGTTAGTCCAAGGACAGGACTTAAAGCTGAGTGAGCAGTGGGAAGGACCTGGCAGTGCCTTAGGAGGAGTGTATGGGAAGAGGGAGGAGCATGGCTGTCGGTGGGGGAGAGCCCAACCTCAGTCTTCCCATCCCTCCATCTCACCCTCTGCAGGGAATGGAGATCGTGCAGACGATGAACAGTGACCCAGGACTGGCTGTGGGTAAGCACAAGACAGAGGCAGGGTTTTTGGGGCCAAGGCTGGGACTTCTCTGATGCTGAGCCCAGTACCCTCTCTGGGGActgccctctctcccttccagGCTACACAGCCTTCAATGGTGTGGACTTCGAAGGCACATTCCATGTGAACACCCTCACGGATGATGACTATGCTGGCCTCATCTTTGGCTACCAGGACAGTTCCAGCTTCTATGTGGTCATGTGGAAGCAGATGGAACAGACATATTGGCAGGCGAATCCCTTCAGAGCTGTGGCAGAACCTGGTATTCAGCTCAAGGTGGGCTCTCCCAGCTGCCTCTCAAAGCATCCCAGGTCCCAAATTTCTCCAGACAATCCTCAAACACCCCAGGGACTTCTGAACCTCCCCAGGAACCTCACTTTCATTCTTCAGAAGCCTTCAGTTCTCCCTACTATGAGTGACCAACTCCCCCATGCCCAGAGACCCCTCTAAACCCCTCCAGGGGCCTTTAAAATGACCCCCACTCTCTAGGAAGCCCCTAGATCATCCCTACCCCTCCTAGTCTCCAAATCCCTGTACCCCCAAGAGCCCATAAAAAGATTCAACCTGAGGCCACCAAAGCTACCCACTAGTGGTCCCCCACTGGCTGCTGAACTGGACTCTCCAAGGCATCCCCTGAGAACTCCCCCTCCAGATCATCCTAATTGTGCTCCCTCCCAAATTGGCTGCTCCATGGTCATCAACCCTAAATTCACTGTCTTCTGCCATATGCTAATCAAAAAGCTGATCTCAATTCCAAACTTCATCCCCTACCCTCATTCTCACAGACACAAGTAGCTATGCTGGTATTTGAATAGTCTTCTGAATCTTGGCTCTGTGCATTtctgtgtgggggtgtgtgtgtgttggggctAGGCAGTGAAGTCATCCACAGGCCCCGGAGAGCAGCTGAGGAATGCCCTCTGGCACACGGGTGACACAAACGATCAGGTGAAGCTCCTCTGGAAAGATCCAAGGAACGTGGGCTGGAAGGACAAGACTTCCTATCGATGGTTCCTGCAGCACCGGCCTCAAGTGGGCTACATCAGGTGAGTCTCAAACCCCAGACTTGATCCAGCCTCTACCCTGGACCCTGATTGGAGTTTTAAGCCCTCACTCCAACCTAATCCTTAGGGCTAATCTAATCTGACCTTAACCCCAACCTCATTTTAGCCCAACCTAAGGCTAACCACTAAATTTCTACCCTAATTCTAGCTTTGATCCCAGTCCCACCAGACCTTGATCTGGAACCAACCGATTGTAGCCTCTAACCTTTGACTCCAAAAACAATCCTTGAATCTGAAACCCCAAGCCAGTCCATAACTCTGATCCTGTTGCCAGTCTCATTTGAAACTCTAGTCTCTTCCCCAACCAGGGCTAGAGCTGTTCACCCCTTTGGGACCTTCAGTTTCCCcgacattctctctctcctgacCCTGCCCAGTCCCATCCCTTCTTCCCAGTAttgagggtatgtgtgtgtgtagggtgaGGTGATAGTTTCTAAGGGACctgcctcccctcacccccagggTCCGCTTTTATGAGGGGCCTGAGCTTGTGGCTGACAGTAACGTGGTGCTGGACACAACCATGCGAGGAGGCCGCCTCGGTGTCTTCTGCTTTTCCCAGGAAAATATTATTTGGGCCAATCTCCGTTACCGATGTAATGGTATGAGGGGGACAGGGCACTGGGGAGATGTAAAAGGGACAGACAGTcatggagggagggaaacagaaacaaagagtGCCAGTCTTGGAAAGGGGAGACACCCCAGAAGAGGGACCACAGGAACCCCAGGAATGCAGAAATATCTCCTGACCCAAGAGGCAGTGGCTGCTAGGAAAGAGTCAAAGCCTGGGGGTGAAATGTGGTCtccaggagaggggaggggcagaCACCGAGTCTCATGGGCCCATGGGGTTCTTGTTCTCCCAGACACCATTCCAGAAGACTATGAGGTCTATCGTCTGCAACATAACTAAAGCCAGAGGAGGGGGGTGGCCACCTGCTCCTGGCCGATGCCCCCCCAACCCCTGTACATACCACACCACTAACCCCCAGCCCAGAGGGCTGCAGGAAATACACGCTGGGGCCCTACAGCAGCAGGCCCTCAGGGCAAGGTCGACCAGGTGGCCCCATGGCAACATCCTCGGTACCCTTTATCCCCTGGAACAAGGATGGGGGAGAGATCGTAGAGGCTGCCATTCTCCCTCTCTGTGGACGGtgcgggggagggggaagggagcaaGCAGGAAGGACAATAAACACCTCAGTTCATTCCCACTTCGGTTGTCATCAGTcctgggtggggagagggggactCAGCAAGACCCACCTGCCCTAGTGGCTTCCCACAGATTTTTTTGGTTTATGAGCACCAAGGCCTTCCAAGGTCCATCGAGCACTTAAGATATATTTCCGTATGTGTTTATACGTACATGTGTCTGCATGTGGGTGCCCTTGTGTGGATGTAGATGAGCTAGGTGTGACTTTGACACCCACCAGAAaggcagaagagaggaaaaatcgACCAGGCGGAGACGAaaacatttgaattttattaC harbors:
- the COMP gene encoding cartilage oligomeric matrix protein, with translation MPLSPSCGLLLAFACHLVTGQRQAPVGGDVAPQMLREMKETNLVLQEVRELLKQQIKEITFLKNTVMECDACGMQPVSSPWTSVRPLSRCEPDSCFPGVTCTDTPGGGFRCGPCPPGYSGNGSHCTDVNECNAHPCFPRVRCINTSPGFRCEACPPGYSGPAHEGVGLAFAKANKQVCTDINECETGQHNCVPNSVCTNTRGSFQCGPCKPGFVGDQASGCRRRAQRMCPNGEPSPCHENADCILERDGSTSCVCAVGWAGNGLVCGKDTDLDGFPDEKLRCPDRKCRKDNCLKVPNSGQEDVDKDGIGDACDPDADGDGVLNEQDNCVLVRNPDQRNTDEDKWGDACDNCPTEKNDDQRDTDRDGRGDICDDDIDGDRIRNAADNCPRTPNPDQRDSDKDGVGDACDNCPQKSNADQKDVDHDLVGDACDSDQDQDGDGHQDSRDNCPTVPNSSQQDTDKDGQGDDCDDDDDNDGIPDSRAPGPDNCRLVPNPNQEDADGDGVGDACQDDFDADKVVDKIDVCPENAEVTLTDFRAFQTVVLDPEGDAQIDPNWVVLNQGMEIVQTMNSDPGLAVGYTAFNGVDFEGTFHVNTLTDDDYAGLIFGYQDSSSFYVVMWKQMEQTYWQANPFRAVAEPGIQLKAVKSSTGPGEQLRNALWHTGDTNDQVKLLWKDPRNVGWKDKTSYRWFLQHRPQVGYIRVRFYEGPELVADSNVVLDTTMRGGRLGVFCFSQENIIWANLRYRCNDTIPEDYEVYRLQHN